Proteins encoded by one window of Cloeon dipterum chromosome 4, ieCloDipt1.1, whole genome shotgun sequence:
- the Syx1A gene encoding syntaxin-1A isoform X2, whose product MTKDRLAALKAAQSDDDDVGPDDVAVNVDGFMDEFFAEVEDIREMIDRIEANVEEIKKKHSAILSAPQTDEKVKQELDDLMADIKKSANKVRAKLKVIENNIEQEEHVNKSSADLRIRKTQQATLSRKFIEVMTEYNRTQTDYNQKLKDRLQRQLEITGKKTTNEELEEMLESGNSAVFTEGIIMETQQAKQTLADIQARHADIIKLENSIRELHDMFMDMAMLVESQGEMIDRIEYHVEHAVDYVQTATQDTKKALKYQSKARRKKIMILICLTVLGLVLASTVASYFGF is encoded by the exons ATGACGAAGGATAGGTTAGCAGCGTTGAAAGCG GCTCAAAGCGATGACGATGACGTCGGGCCTGACGATGTTGCAGTCAACGTCGATGGCTTTATGGATGAATTTTTTGCCGAG GTTGAAGACATACGAGAAATGATAGACCGGATTGAGGCGAATGTCGAGgagataaaaaagaaacacagTGCGATCCTTTCAGCGCCTCAAACTGATGAAA AGGTGAAGCAAGAACTGGATGATCTGATGGCCGATATAAAGAAATCAGCGAATAAAGTTCGCGCCAAATTGAAGG TGATAGAAAACAACATTGAGCAGGAGGAGCATGTCAACAAGTCTTCAGCTGACCTTCGGATACGCAAAACCCAGCAAGCCACACTTTCCAGAAAATTCATTGAAGTCATGACTGAGTACAACCGAACTCAAACTGACTACAATCAGAAACTCAAAGACAGATTACAACGACAGCTAGAAATCA CTGGCAAAAAGACAACTAATGAAGAGCTTGAGGAAATGTTGGAGTCTGGGAACTCTGCAGTATTTACTGAAggg ATCATAATGGAAACTCAGCAAGCCAAACAGACTCTGGCAGATATTCAGGCTCGACACGCTGATATTATCAAGCTGGAAAACTCCATCAGGGAGTTGCATGACATGTTCATGGACATGGCGATGTTGGTTGAAAGTCAG GGTGAGATGATTGATCGCATTGAGTACCATGTTGAACATGCTGTTGACTATGTTCAAACTGCCACGCAAGACACCAAGAAAGCTCTAAAATACCAAAGTAAAGCCAGACGG
- the Syx1A gene encoding syntaxin-1A isoform X1 → MTKDRLAALKAAQSDDDDVGPDDVAVNVDGFMDEFFAEVEDIREMIDRIEANVEEIKKKHSAILSAPQTDEKVKQELDDLMADIKKSANKVRAKLKVIENNIEQEEHVNKSSADLRIRKTQQATLSRKFIEVMTEYNRTQTDYNQKLKDRLQRQLEITGKKTTNEELEEMLESGNSAVFTEGIIMETQQAKQTLADIQARHADIIKLENSIRELHDMFMDMAMLVESQGEMIDRIEYHVEHAVDYVQTATQDTKKALKYQSKARRVSWPQQFLLMYLVFLFLPHLTYLTLLSPNWTLIYYEKI, encoded by the exons ATGACGAAGGATAGGTTAGCAGCGTTGAAAGCG GCTCAAAGCGATGACGATGACGTCGGGCCTGACGATGTTGCAGTCAACGTCGATGGCTTTATGGATGAATTTTTTGCCGAG GTTGAAGACATACGAGAAATGATAGACCGGATTGAGGCGAATGTCGAGgagataaaaaagaaacacagTGCGATCCTTTCAGCGCCTCAAACTGATGAAA AGGTGAAGCAAGAACTGGATGATCTGATGGCCGATATAAAGAAATCAGCGAATAAAGTTCGCGCCAAATTGAAGG TGATAGAAAACAACATTGAGCAGGAGGAGCATGTCAACAAGTCTTCAGCTGACCTTCGGATACGCAAAACCCAGCAAGCCACACTTTCCAGAAAATTCATTGAAGTCATGACTGAGTACAACCGAACTCAAACTGACTACAATCAGAAACTCAAAGACAGATTACAACGACAGCTAGAAATCA CTGGCAAAAAGACAACTAATGAAGAGCTTGAGGAAATGTTGGAGTCTGGGAACTCTGCAGTATTTACTGAAggg ATCATAATGGAAACTCAGCAAGCCAAACAGACTCTGGCAGATATTCAGGCTCGACACGCTGATATTATCAAGCTGGAAAACTCCATCAGGGAGTTGCATGACATGTTCATGGACATGGCGATGTTGGTTGAAAGTCAG GGTGAGATGATTGATCGCATTGAGTACCATGTTGAACATGCTGTTGACTATGTTCAAACTGCCACGCAAGACACCAAGAAAGCTCTAAAATACCAAAGTAAAGCCAGACGGGTAAGTTGGCCGCAGCAATTTTTACTCATGTACCTCGTCTTTCTGTTCCTCCCCCACCTGACTTATTTGACTTTACTTTCACCCAATTGGACCTTAATTTACtacgaaaaaatttaa
- the Syx1A gene encoding syntaxin-1A isoform X4, with translation MTKDRLAALKAAQSDDDDVGPDDVAVNVDGFMDEFFAEVEDIREMIDRIEANVEEIKKKHSAILSAPQTDEKVKQELDDLMADIKKSANKVRAKLKVIENNIEQEEHVNKSSADLRIRKTQQATLSRKFIEVMTEYNRTQTDYNQKLKDRLQRQLEITGKKTTNEELEEMLESGNSAVFTEGIIMETQQAKQTLADIQARHADIIKLENSIRELHDMFMDMAMLVESQGEMIDRIEYHVEHAVDYVQTATQDTKKALKYQSKARRKKILIIICLVVLLIILIVWLSA, from the exons ATGACGAAGGATAGGTTAGCAGCGTTGAAAGCG GCTCAAAGCGATGACGATGACGTCGGGCCTGACGATGTTGCAGTCAACGTCGATGGCTTTATGGATGAATTTTTTGCCGAG GTTGAAGACATACGAGAAATGATAGACCGGATTGAGGCGAATGTCGAGgagataaaaaagaaacacagTGCGATCCTTTCAGCGCCTCAAACTGATGAAA AGGTGAAGCAAGAACTGGATGATCTGATGGCCGATATAAAGAAATCAGCGAATAAAGTTCGCGCCAAATTGAAGG TGATAGAAAACAACATTGAGCAGGAGGAGCATGTCAACAAGTCTTCAGCTGACCTTCGGATACGCAAAACCCAGCAAGCCACACTTTCCAGAAAATTCATTGAAGTCATGACTGAGTACAACCGAACTCAAACTGACTACAATCAGAAACTCAAAGACAGATTACAACGACAGCTAGAAATCA CTGGCAAAAAGACAACTAATGAAGAGCTTGAGGAAATGTTGGAGTCTGGGAACTCTGCAGTATTTACTGAAggg ATCATAATGGAAACTCAGCAAGCCAAACAGACTCTGGCAGATATTCAGGCTCGACACGCTGATATTATCAAGCTGGAAAACTCCATCAGGGAGTTGCATGACATGTTCATGGACATGGCGATGTTGGTTGAAAGTCAG GGTGAGATGATTGATCGCATTGAGTACCATGTTGAACATGCTGTTGACTATGTTCAAACTGCCACGCAAGACACCAAGAAAGCTCTAAAATACCAAAGTAAAGCCAGACGG